Within the Pseudomonas chlororaphis subsp. aurantiaca genome, the region AAATCCACTCAAAGCCAGTGCCAGCGGGGCCAGCAGCAGGTGCAGCAGCGTCAGCCATTGCAGTCGAGATAAAAAAGCTCATGTAACACTCCGGATAATTACAAAAGTGGGTCTAAACGTCTTTAGAACTTATTCTAAAGGCGGCACGGGCAACCCGCGTTTGGCATAGAAGGAATCGACAAAGGCGGCCAATGTACCCTGTTGAATAGCCTCGCGCAAACCAGCCATAAGACGTTGGTAATGACGCAAATTATGGATGGTATTGAGCATGCTCCCCAGCATTTCGCCGCACTTGTCCAGATGATGCAGATAAGCACGGGAGAAGTTCTGGCAGGTATAGCAATCGCAGGTCGGATCCAGCGGCGAATCATCATGGCGATGGAACGCGTTGCGGATCTTCAGCACGCCAGTGTCAATGAACAGATGCCCATTGCGGGCATTACGGGTTGGCATCACGCAATCGAACATGTCCACACCGCGGCGCACACCCTCAACCAGATCTTCCGGCTTGCCAACACCCATAAGGTAACGAGGTTTGTCTGCTGGCATCTGGCCTGGCAGGTAGTCCAGCACCTTGATCATCTCGTGCTTGGGCTCGCCCACCGACAGGCCGCCAATGGCCAGGCCGTCGAAGCCGATCTTGTCCAGGCCTTCCAGGGAACGCATGCGCAGGTCCTGGTGCATGCCGCCCTGGACGATGCCGAACAGCGCCGCCGTGTTGTCGCCATGGGCGTTCTTCGAGCGCTGGGCCCAGCGCAGCGACAGCTCCATGGACACCCGCGCGACGTCTTCGTCGGCCGGGTACGGGGTGCATTCGTCGAAGATCATCACGATGTCCGAGCCCAGGTCGCGCTGGACCTGCATCGACTCTTCCGGGCCCATGAAAACCTTGGCGCCATCGACCGGAGAGGCGAAGGTCACGCCCTCTTCCTTGATCTTGCGCATGGCGCCCAGGCTGAACACCTGGAAACCGCCGGAGTCGGTGAGGATCGGGCCTTTCCACTGCATGAAGTCATGCAGGTCGCCGTGTTTCTTGATCACTTCGGTGCCTGGGCGCAGCCACAGGTGGAAGGTGTTGCCCAGGATGATCTCGGCGCCGGTGGCGACGATGTCCCGAGGCAGCATGCCCTTGACCGTACCGTAGGTGCCCACGGGCATGAAGGCAGGGGTTTCCACGGTGCCACGGGGGAAGGTCAGACGACCGCGACGAGCCTTGCCATCGGTGGCGAGCAACTCGAAAGACATACGACAGGTGCGACTCATGCTTGATCCTCTGGGCCGCGTGGCGCGGGATTGCGGGTGATGAACATCGCATCACCGTAGCTGAAAAAGCGGTATCCATGCTCGACGGCGGCCTTGTAGGCGGCCATGGCTTCGGGATAACCGGCGAACGCCGAAACCAGCATCAACAGCGTGGATTCGGGCAAATGGAAGTTGGTGACCAGGGCATCGACCACATGGAACGGCCGGCCCGGGTAGATAAAGATGTCAGTGTCGCCGCTGAACGGCTTGAGCACGCCATCGCGCGCCGCGCTTTCCAGGGAACGCACGCTGGTGGTCCCCACCGCCACCACCCGACCGCCGCGTGCACGGCAGGCGGCCACCGCGTCCACCACGTCCTGGCTGACTTCCAGCCATTCGTTGTGCATATGGTGGTCTTCGATGCGCTCGACCCGTACCGGCTGGAAGGTGCCGGCGCCGACATGCAAGGTCACGAACGCGGTCTCGACGCCCTTGGCGGCAATCGCCTCCAGCAGCGGCTGGTCGAAGTGCAGCCCCGCGGTCGGCGCGGCCACGGCGCCCAGGCGCTCGGAATACACGGTCTGATAACGTTCGCGGTCCGAGTCTTCGTCCGGGCGGTCTATATAAGGAGGCAACGGCATATGGCCGACGCGCTCCAGCAGCGGCAGCACTTCCTCGGTGAACCCCAGCTCGAACAGGGTGTCGTGACGGGCCAGCATCTCGGCCTCGCCACCGCCCTCGATCAGGATCTTCGAACCCGGTTTCGGCGACTTGCTGGAGCGCACATGGGCCAGCACACGGTGGCTGTCGAGCACCCGTTCCACCAGGATTTCCAGCTTGCCGCCGGAGGCTTTCTGGCCAAACAGGCGTGCCGGAATCACCCGGGTATTGTTGAATACCATCAAGTCGCCCGGGCGCAAATGCTCAAGCAAATCAGTGAATTGACGGTGGGCCAGGGCGCCGGTGACCCCATCCAGGGTCAACAGGCGACTCGCGCGACGCTCGGCCAGGGGATGGCGGGCGATCAGCGAATCAGGGAGCTCGAAGGTAAAGTCAGCAACACGCATGATGGGGTTCGTCTAGCAGGGCCGGAAAGTTTAGCGGAAATAGCCAAAATTGACCATGAAACCTGATTGACCAACGGTAGGCACCTCTCTATACTTCGCCGCCATTGAGCCCTGATGGCGGAATTGGTAGACGCGGCGGATTCAAAATCCGTTTTCGAGAGAAGTGGGAGTTCGAGTCTCCCTCGGGGCACCACATAGCAGTATCTGAGAGTCTCTACCAGCCTCTCAGACCCAGAGAAACCGGCCACTTGGCCGGTTTTTTTGTGCCTGTCTATCTACCCCTGTCTCCCCCTATACGTTGTATCCCTGTATCCCCGCTTGTATCCTGAGAGAAATACCGAACTTTGGGATACAAGGATGAAGCGCGCAGATATCAAGCGCCGCCCTCTCGCTGACACGACACTTGCGGGACTGGAGCCGGAATCAAAGGAATACCGAGAGCTGGATGGAAATGGCCTCTACTTCAGGGTCAAACCTGATGGAGGTAAGTCCTGGCAGCTCCGCTATAAACGCCAGGCGGGTAATTGGGCGTGGATGGGGCTGGGGGGTTACCCAGAGGTAAGCGGCGCGCTAGCAAGAGACAATGAATCGCCCCGGGTTTCGTAGACACCTCTTTGCCTTAAACTGAGGCCAATCAGGAGGTGCCATGAGCAACCCGCGTTACCCCGAAGAATTCAAAATCCAAGCGGTCAATCAAGTGACCGAAAAGAAGCTGCCTGTCGCTGATGTAGCGGCCCGTCTTGGCGTGTCGACGCATAGCTTATATGCCTGGATAAAGCGCTACAGCAAACCTCAAGAAGAACGACAGCAAGACGATGATCAGCACGCCGAACTGCGTCGTCTGCGAGCAGAACTCAAGCGCGTCACTGAAGAGCGAGACATCTTAAAAAAGGCCGCCGCGTACTTTGCCAAGGAGTGCGGCTGAAGTACGCCTTTATCAAGCAGCGCGCGGGCGACTATTCGATTCGGCGGCTTTGTCTGACGCTTAAAGTCCATCCCAGCGGTTATTACGCCTGGCTGTCCGAGCCGCAATCTGTACGCGCCAAAGACGACCAGCGACTGCTGGGTTTGATCAAGCATTCATGGCTGGAGAGTGGCGGCGTTTATGGCTATCGCAAAGTCCATGACGATCTGCGCGAGGTCGGTGAAGATTGTGGTCGCCATCGTGTAGCGAGGCTGATGCGTCTTGAAGGTCTGCGCTCTCAGACAGGGTATCGACGCCGCCCTGGAAAGTACGGCGGTAAGCCAGCGGTCGCCTCACCCAATTTGCTGAAGCGCCAGTTTGATGTCGTAGAACCCAACAAAGTTTGGGTCACCGACATCACCTACATTCGCACTTATGAAGGCTGGCTGTATTTGGCTGTGGTGTTGGATCTGTTTTCTCGCCAGGTCGTTGGCTGGTCAATGAAGTCGCAGATGACCAGTGATTTGGCTATTGACGCGTTGTTGATGGCGGTTTGGAGGCGTAAACCGAAGCAAGAAGTGATGGTTCATTCCGACCAAGGCAGCCAGTACAGCAGCTCCGATTGGCGCAGCTTTTTGAAGGCAAACAATTTGGTTGCCAGCATGAGTCGCCGAGGCAACTGTCATGACAACGCTGTGGCCGAGAGCTTTTTCCAGCTTCTGAAACGGGAACGGATCAAGCGAAAAATCTACACCTCGCGGCAAGATGCTCGTAGTGATGTGTTCGATTACATCGAGATGTTCTACAACGCAAAACGCCGTCATGGTTTCAACAATCAGCTGTCACCGGCAGAGTTTGAAAAGCGTTACGCAATGAGCTTGCAAGGTGTCTAGAGAATCCGGGGCGATTCAGAACAATTCTTGCCCTCCGAGACATCTGGGCGATCTGACACTCGGTGCATGCTATGTGTAATTCTCTTTCACACAATACTGATGTAAGGTTGCGTCGAGATTTATTTACTTCGCTGCGCACTAACTTTTGAGTCGCCGCCCCCTCAAAGCCAGCAATGATTGGCAACGAAATACTGATTATGCCGCCCTTATAGACTCTAATGTAAGGAATGACTAGCTCATGAGTTTCGTCATCTTCGCATCTGATGGCAATTGGACGCATGAATATTCTGGCGCTTTCTGTAGGAAAACCATACGCGGAATTGAACAAGCGTATGTCAGACAGGAGTAAATCAAAAGCCAAAGATAAAGCATAGCTATTGGAGTCTCCGGGGTTCGCTTTGAGAAAATCATTATGTCCAGATACGATCATGCCTTGTTCGGTTATTGTTGGCTCGATGCGTAATTGCTGTGATCGAAGCCTGTTGTCTTCTGTGAAGTAGATTTTTCCACGACTGGTTAACGCAAAACTAAAAGCATTAGACTCGGCAAGGATTTCGCAAACTCCTTCGAGATTCACGTTTCCAGTAATCTTCGAAGTATACAGAAAGGTCGCCGTGCCAGAGTATGTATCATCTTCGGCGGTGCTATCGAGACTTGGTTCCGTATCGGGCAATTCCATCACTAGTCTTCCTTACGCCTAATGCCTTGATTGGTTTGTTGTCTCAAGCGTGGGGAGGGCTGTCACAACATCACAACACCTGAATGAGAGATAAATATTGAGTGTCGCCATATAAAATTTTCGCTATTGCCTTCGATCCTTTGAGAAAGAGACGTCATTAGAAAATCGCGATCCTCATGGAAATCAATAAGCGGTTAGCGAACTATTATGGCCACTTAGGCTCACTCCTTACTCTGCCATGATACGGTCGTAACGATTCTGACAGTAACTGCAAGTGCCTTCAGAATACTGGCGCTCCTCTACCGAAAGAGCCTCATCGCACCACTCACAATTCGTGTATTCGAATTCGTAAAAGCAAGCGGCACATTCATTTTCGTGCACCAGCAAGGTGTCATGGTTACATTCTGGACATGAACATGTTGCCGGTTCATCACCGTGCCTGGCACGCCAATGATTTTCAGCGGCCATACTAGTTTCAACGGCAGGGCCTGCAACATCAATATATAGCGATTCAGACTGACAACTTTGGCACATGAACGTAATTGCATCGCGACGAGCAGTTGGCTCTACCACCTTGATGAGTCGTGACTTGCACTCAGGACAGACCATGTTGTTCATGGCATCCAGAACCTCTTGGAAAGGCCATTCCACCGATCTCAGGTTTGCTTGGCAACTCGCTAGTTCAGCTTCGAAGACGGTAGCTACGCTCAGCATCATGTCCCAGCACTCTTGGCCCAATACCTCTACTGGACGCTCGTTAAGATGCGGTTCACAAAACTGAGTTATTAGGTGTAGAGAGTTTGCAATCGCTTCCTTCATCCGCTCGACAGGAAGAGGGCTGAAGTAATGCTCAATATCGTTACGTATGCCCTGAAGCGCATTAAGAAGTTTCCAGTCGACCCCTCTCACTCCAAGCGTATTGAGTCGGTCGATAATATCTTGCACCTCTACTGTTTTTTTCCCTTTACCCACCCATACTACCTCACCGCTAGCGGGGTCGATGGCTGGCAATACTTTCGTTTTCAGTAATGCTTCGTCTGAACCTTCAGGACTTAGCTGTTGAAGCTTATATTTGAAAAGCAGCAAAATACCGGCATATAAATTTCTAATTGCAGAAAGTACTCGTCGCTCATCTTCCTCATGGAAGTCTTCCATCCCTATCTGAATAGATTGAATCGCGTTATCGAGCATCGACATAATTTCCCCCCACAGCCGGCCTTCTGCGTCTCGACAGAATGAAGCGCCTAGTCTAGTAGATAATTTGAATCTCTGCTTTTGGCCGTTATCTGCCTCTCGCGGCGAACAGAAAACGGCCAAGCAGTTTCCCCGCGACCACAAAACCTACTTACAAATCTTCAATCGATCACTGTCAGTGCCACTACCTTCACTAGTGTCGACCTCACCGTTACGGTCAATGTGAATTTCCGTTGTCGGCCACTGGGGCACAATCATGACGCAACGGTTTAAGCCCTTCGCATCCCACCAGTCGAGACGCATGAAGAACTTATCATCAGGGAAGATATGTCCTACGTCACCCGTTGTCTTTCCGGGCAGCAGTTCTCCGCGAACGATGGTGTGCTGGGTGTTCAGAACGTAACTAATTTTCTTGGTACCGTCCTCTGAATAGAAAACGACAACTCGCGGTATTGCTACGTACCAACACGCCACAGCACCAATCAGAAAAAGCCCTATCCACCGCCCAATATGCCGTGGTCGCTTTTCACTTGCAGACATGTTTTTGAACCCCTGTACCCCAGTCAGCAATTGGCACTGCCAACACCTTGTCCATGATGATTTGTGCGGTGACACCACCGTTCGGATACTCCTTGTAGAGCTCCATTCCGAGCATGATCGACACCCTGTCAGGAGCATCGTCCCATGCTCTCATCCCTTCAACACCTTCGGTCCTGCGTGGGCCATCAAACCTCTTAGGGTCTTTGAGGAAGCGCCAACTGTCTGAGCCTATCTGCTCAACTCCGGCGCCATCCAATTGCACGCTGTCAGAGAGTCCGCCGGCTAAGCCGACATATCCATAGTGGATGTTCGACCAGATGTCGTAGTAGAAGTCATACGCCCCTTGTTTGTGCCAAGGTGCACCAAACAGCTCGGCCAATTTGGGTTTGTGATCCCAATCTTGACCCTGCCCCACCTGTTTAGTCCAGATGGCGAAAGCCTTCGCCTTTTTTCCCAGTGCCATATTGTAGAACTGGGGGTCTTGCCCTAGACGCAGGTAGAGCGGGAGCTCCATAAATTTCTTGGTTTCCACCCCAGGATCGAAGCTGTTAAGTTCTTTCATCTCCAAGACTGCCGGGTCCTTGATATTCCGGTTCATCTCATCGGCGATGTATCCGGCCAGTTGTTCCATCATGTCGGGGTCTTTGCACGCAGTGAGTGCTTCTGGCTCTGTCTTAGCTTCGGGTTGTTCGGTGCTGGCCTGCGGATCTACCAAAGCATTCGCTGCCAGAGCCTTCTCTTTCAAATTTGGATCAGCGAGCAAGGTCGCCATCCTTTCATCGTCCAAAGTGCCATCTGGACGGAACGCTCCCAGTGACATGAAGTTGATGATGGTTGCACCACCAGCATCGCCCATCACAAACCCGCCACCCACATCACCTGACCCGGTGATGACGGTTCCGCCATGGCTGGTAGGACTGCCTAGGTGGGCCATAGGACGGCCATTGACCTGAATCGATGGAAACCCTGTGGTGATTACGGCACCACAACCACATGTATCGCCGACACGTGCGGAGCCCATAAAGTTGATATTTACGTCGCCACTGGCGGCGGCAATCGGGGTGGTGCCATGGCCGGGCAATGGGCAGACATGCTTGTCACCCAATCGAGCGGAGGGAGTCATTCGTCGTCCTTGTCGTGCATTCAAAACCTCGATTAGGAAGTCAATGCGTTCAATAGTTCTCGAAAGACTAGCGCACCGGGCGGCGTCAAGTCTGTAGGAAAAGTCTGGTCCTGGACCCTGCGCCTGCAGGTTTTGTACAACAGGGGATCTTAAAATCCCGTAACACCGTTCCGCAGTGTTACACCAGGCACAAGGTAAGCCGCCCGCAGGTGTTACGTCGGTTTTATCCTTTAGAAACAGCCACTTAAGCTATTGCGTAACACCTGTAACACTTGTAACACCACATTTGAAAGGTATACGTCCCCGCTCCCCATTAGCAGCGTGTTCCGCCAGCGATGGGAACCAGCAGGTGCCGGGGCCCCTGAGACTTTGAGACAGATACGGGGTCGGAAACCCGCCGGACTTTGTTAGCGGACAGGTGCGCAGCTTAGTGAACTGGTGAACCGGGTGAACCGGGTGAACACACAGTTCACCAGTGCAATTGCACAAGGTGTTGGGAGGTCGCCGGGGACCCTGAGCATTTCTGAATGGCACGGGGCACAAAACCCGCACGATCTTGGTAGCGGCTGATTTTTCTACATTGGTTGACAGGTTGACTCGGTTGACGGCCCGAGGTGTCCATAATCATCAACACCAAAGGCCATCGTTACCGCTGCGGTAACGATGGCCTTTTTTCAGCAGAATTCTTTCGATTTCAATGCCTGAAATTTCAGTAACTTTGAAATCCTGCCACTAACGCAGTGCCGCGGGTTTCCGACCCCGTGTCCTTTAGATAGTCCCAGGGTCCCCGGCGGCTTTCTGGCGACTGAT harbors:
- the tgt gene encoding tRNA guanosine(34) transglycosylase Tgt, which codes for MSFELLATDGKARRGRLTFPRGTVETPAFMPVGTYGTVKGMLPRDIVATGAEIILGNTFHLWLRPGTEVIKKHGDLHDFMQWKGPILTDSGGFQVFSLGAMRKIKEEGVTFASPVDGAKVFMGPEESMQVQRDLGSDIVMIFDECTPYPADEDVARVSMELSLRWAQRSKNAHGDNTAALFGIVQGGMHQDLRMRSLEGLDKIGFDGLAIGGLSVGEPKHEMIKVLDYLPGQMPADKPRYLMGVGKPEDLVEGVRRGVDMFDCVMPTRNARNGHLFIDTGVLKIRNAFHRHDDSPLDPTCDCYTCQNFSRAYLHHLDKCGEMLGSMLNTIHNLRHYQRLMAGLREAIQQGTLAAFVDSFYAKRGLPVPPLE
- the queA gene encoding tRNA preQ1(34) S-adenosylmethionine ribosyltransferase-isomerase QueA; amino-acid sequence: MRVADFTFELPDSLIARHPLAERRASRLLTLDGVTGALAHRQFTDLLEHLRPGDLMVFNNTRVIPARLFGQKASGGKLEILVERVLDSHRVLAHVRSSKSPKPGSKILIEGGGEAEMLARHDTLFELGFTEEVLPLLERVGHMPLPPYIDRPDEDSDRERYQTVYSERLGAVAAPTAGLHFDQPLLEAIAAKGVETAFVTLHVGAGTFQPVRVERIEDHHMHNEWLEVSQDVVDAVAACRARGGRVVAVGTTSVRSLESAARDGVLKPFSGDTDIFIYPGRPFHVVDALVTNFHLPESTLLMLVSAFAGYPEAMAAYKAAVEHGYRFFSYGDAMFITRNPAPRGPEDQA
- a CDS encoding IS3 family transposase (programmed frameshift) → MSNPRYPEEFKIQAVNQVTEKKLPVADVAARLGVSTHSLYAWIKRYSKPQEERQQDDDQHAELRRLRAELKRVTEERDNLKKGRRVLCQGVRLKYAFIKQRAGDYSIRRLCLTLKVHPSGYYAWLSEPQSVRAKDDQRLLGLIKHSWLESGGVYGYRKVHDDLREVGEDCGRHRVARLMRLEGLRSQTGYRRRPGKYGGKPAVASPNLLKRQFDVVEPNKVWVTDITYIRTYEGWLYLAVVLDLFSRQVVGWSMKSQMTSDLAIDALLMAVWRRKPKQEVMVHSDQGSQYSSSDWRSFLKANNLVASMSRRGNCHDNAVAESFFQLLKRERIKRKIYTSRQDARSDVFDYIEMFYNAKRRHGFNNQLSPAEFEKRYAMSLQGV
- a CDS encoding polymorphic toxin type 44 domain-containing protein, producing the protein MTPSARLGDKHVCPLPGHGTTPIAAASGDVNINFMGSARVGDTCGCGAVITTGFPSIQVNGRPMAHLGSPTSHGGTVITGSGDVGGGFVMGDAGGATIINFMSLGAFRPDGTLDDERMATLLADPNLKEKALAANALVDPQASTEQPEAKTEPEALTACKDPDMMEQLAGYIADEMNRNIKDPAVLEMKELNSFDPGVETKKFMELPLYLRLGQDPQFYNMALGKKAKAFAIWTKQVGQGQDWDHKPKLAELFGAPWHKQGAYDFYYDIWSNIHYGYVGLAGGLSDSVQLDGAGVEQIGSDSWRFLKDPKRFDGPRRTEGVEGMRAWDDAPDRVSIMLGMELYKEYPNGGVTAQIIMDKVLAVPIADWGTGVQKHVCK